A window from Micromonospora profundi encodes these proteins:
- a CDS encoding Nif3-like dinuclear metal center hexameric protein encodes MVAELERRYPPVWAEEWDRVGLVLGEPAALVRRVLCVVDVVPETVAEALAVGADMIVSHHPLLLRGVSSVAPTTFKGRIVHQLIRAGVALYVAHTNADVASPGVSDALAARFGLTGLRPLQQPAPGSPAYGDDRGFGRIGELPRPMTLAELTGHAAAVLPVTSWGVRAAGDPGRMVRTLAVSGGSGDSFLGAATAAGVDAFLTADLRHHPAGEHLAADGPALIDAAHWATERPWLDDLAALLREAPGVETLVSDLDTDPWTVHAAAPAVDDKEPDREG; translated from the coding sequence GTGGTCGCCGAGCTGGAGCGGCGCTACCCGCCGGTCTGGGCCGAGGAGTGGGACCGGGTCGGCCTGGTGCTCGGTGAGCCGGCCGCCCTCGTCCGCCGGGTGCTCTGTGTGGTCGACGTGGTGCCCGAGACGGTAGCCGAGGCGTTGGCCGTCGGCGCGGACATGATCGTCTCGCATCACCCGCTGTTGCTGCGGGGCGTCTCGTCGGTCGCCCCGACGACCTTCAAGGGCCGGATCGTGCACCAGTTGATCCGGGCCGGGGTGGCGCTCTACGTGGCACACACGAACGCCGACGTGGCGTCCCCCGGCGTCTCCGATGCCCTCGCCGCCCGGTTCGGCCTGACCGGGCTGCGCCCGTTGCAGCAGCCAGCGCCCGGTTCCCCCGCGTACGGCGACGACCGGGGCTTCGGCCGGATCGGCGAGTTGCCCCGCCCGATGACCCTCGCCGAGTTGACAGGGCACGCCGCCGCCGTGCTCCCTGTCACGTCGTGGGGAGTTCGCGCTGCGGGGGATCCCGGGCGTATGGTTCGTACCCTCGCCGTCAGCGGCGGGTCGGGGGACAGTTTCCTCGGCGCCGCGACCGCTGCCGGGGTGGACGCGTTCCTGACCGCCGACCTGCGGCACCATCCGGCCGGCGAGCACCTCGCGGCCGATGGTCCCGCCCTGATCGACGCCGCCCACTGGGCGACCGAACGACCGTGGCTCGACGATCTGGCCGCCCTCCTTCGGGAGGCGCCGGGCGTCGAGACGCTGGTGTCCGACCTGGACACCGACCCGTGGACCGTGCACGCCGCCGCACCCGCTGTGGACGACAAGGAGCCCGACCGTGAAGGCTGA
- a CDS encoding zinc ribbon domain-containing protein translates to MKADPKVQSRLLDLQAIDTNLAQLAHRRRSLPERAELEALARELSSLEDERVRAQVAVDDLDRDIARLEKDVDQVRARKEKDENRLAAGTGPARELEALQHELVSLNRRQGDLEDAELELMEQRETAQGVLDGVEKRLAEVREKRAATEQRRDDALAEIAKEEEFKRGARQPLAADLPAELVTLYDKIREETGLGAALLTAGRCGGCRLELSGADLARIRKTAPDDVVRCEDCRRIMVRTNESGL, encoded by the coding sequence GTGAAGGCTGACCCCAAGGTGCAGAGCCGCCTGCTCGACCTTCAGGCCATCGACACCAACCTCGCCCAGCTCGCGCACCGCCGTCGGTCGCTGCCGGAGCGGGCCGAGCTGGAGGCGCTGGCCCGGGAGTTGTCGTCGCTGGAGGACGAGCGGGTCCGCGCCCAGGTGGCGGTCGACGACCTGGATCGGGACATCGCCCGCCTGGAGAAGGACGTCGACCAGGTCCGGGCGCGTAAGGAGAAGGACGAGAACCGGCTCGCCGCCGGCACCGGGCCGGCCCGGGAGCTGGAGGCGTTGCAGCACGAGCTGGTCTCGCTCAACCGGCGCCAGGGCGACCTGGAGGACGCCGAGTTGGAGCTGATGGAGCAGCGGGAGACCGCGCAGGGCGTGCTGGACGGCGTGGAGAAGCGGCTGGCCGAGGTCCGGGAGAAGCGGGCCGCCACCGAGCAGCGCCGCGACGACGCGCTGGCCGAGATCGCCAAGGAGGAGGAGTTCAAGCGGGGCGCCCGTCAGCCGCTCGCGGCCGACCTCCCGGCTGAGCTTGTCACCCTCTACGACAAGATCCGCGAAGAGACCGGGCTGGGTGCGGCGCTGCTCACCGCGGGCCGCTGCGGAGGCTGCCGGCTGGAGCTGTCCGGCGCCGACCTGGCGCGGATCCGCAAGACCGCTCCGGACGACGTGGTCCGCTGCGAGGACTGTCGACGGATCATGGTCCGCACCAACGAGTCGGGCCTGTAG